The proteins below come from a single bacterium HR11 genomic window:
- the fbpC2 gene encoding Fe(3+) ions import ATP-binding protein FbpC 2, giving the protein MADEVLIQVEKRYPGGGGVRGALTIPLGGPSVTVVFGPSGAGKTTLLRCIAGLERPERGLIRFGDEVWLDTEAGLWVPPQGRRVGFVFQDDVLFPHQTVRGNVAYGLRGLPRAERARRVAEMLRLLELEALADRYPRTLSGGQRRRVALARALAPGPRLLLLDEPLAALDAPARQEIRRLIRQVLVRMGVPAVLVTHDRDEALAMGDRMAVVLGGEIVQVGTVEEVWSRPASLAAARALGIENLWPGRVVGRDGDLVAVAVGDRQLRAVPSEDLQDVRDVWVVVHPRDVVLEKGSLLAVEADARVSARNRLVGRVVGFVPEEHVLRVWLDCGFRLAAVITYQAREELDLREGDVVTAIIKAPAVRLIPHGA; this is encoded by the coding sequence ATGGCCGATGAAGTCCTGATTCAGGTCGAGAAGCGGTATCCCGGCGGGGGCGGCGTGCGGGGGGCGCTGACGATTCCCCTCGGCGGCCCATCGGTCACGGTCGTCTTCGGCCCCTCGGGGGCCGGCAAGACGACGCTTCTGCGATGCATCGCCGGCCTGGAACGGCCTGAGCGGGGGCTCATCCGCTTTGGCGACGAGGTCTGGCTCGATACCGAAGCCGGTCTGTGGGTCCCGCCCCAGGGCCGGCGGGTCGGTTTCGTCTTCCAGGACGACGTCCTGTTCCCGCATCAGACCGTCCGAGGAAATGTCGCCTACGGCCTGCGGGGACTCCCCCGGGCCGAGCGGGCGCGGCGGGTCGCCGAGATGCTAAGACTCCTCGAGCTGGAGGCCCTGGCCGACCGGTATCCCCGGACGCTGTCGGGCGGCCAACGACGGCGGGTCGCCCTGGCCCGGGCCCTGGCCCCCGGCCCCCGGCTTCTCTTGCTGGACGAACCCCTGGCAGCCCTGGACGCTCCGGCCCGTCAGGAAATCCGCCGTTTGATCCGGCAGGTCCTCGTCCGTATGGGGGTTCCGGCCGTCTTGGTGACCCACGACCGAGACGAAGCCCTGGCGATGGGCGACCGGATGGCCGTCGTCCTGGGCGGGGAGATCGTCCAGGTCGGGACCGTCGAAGAAGTCTGGAGCCGACCGGCCAGCCTGGCCGCCGCCCGGGCTTTAGGGATCGAGAACCTATGGCCGGGTCGGGTTGTCGGGCGCGACGGCGACCTCGTAGCCGTCGCCGTCGGCGACCGGCAGTTGCGGGCCGTCCCGTCCGAGGACCTTCAAGACGTTCGGGACGTGTGGGTCGTCGTCCATCCCCGAGACGTCGTCCTCGAGAAGGGAAGCTTGCTGGCCGTCGAAGCGGACGCCCGGGTCAGCGCCCGGAATCGCCTGGTCGGCCGGGTCGTCGGGTTCGTCCCCGAGGAGCACGTCCTACGGGTATGGCTCGACTGCGGGTTCCGTCTGGCGGCCGTCATCACCTATCAGGCCCGGGAGGAGCTGGACCTGCGGGAGGGCGACGTCGTGACGGCCATCATCAAGGCCCCGGCCGTCCGCCTGATCCCCCACGGAGCGTAG
- the modB gene encoding Molybdenum transport system permease protein ModB, translated as MDWTAIGVSLRLAFWTTVILLVFGTPLAYWLAFGRGWGRSLVEAVVALPLVLPPTVLGFYILMATGPRSPIGRLYEALTGRLLPFSFQGLLVASVLYSLPFAVQPLVTAFRGIDRRLLEAAWCLGSGPLATFFRVIVPLAGPGFLTAGILSFAHTVGEFGVVLMVGGNLPGVTRTVSIAIYDEVQALNYAAAGRTALALLVFCFVVLTVVYSLRRDVWAVWPMKS; from the coding sequence ATGGACTGGACGGCCATCGGTGTGAGTCTGCGCCTGGCTTTCTGGACGACGGTCATCCTGCTCGTCTTCGGAACCCCCCTGGCCTACTGGTTGGCCTTCGGACGGGGCTGGGGGCGGAGCCTCGTCGAGGCCGTCGTCGCCCTGCCCCTGGTATTGCCGCCGACGGTCCTGGGGTTCTACATCCTGATGGCGACGGGGCCCCGAAGTCCCATCGGGCGTCTTTACGAGGCCCTGACGGGGCGGCTCCTACCCTTCTCCTTTCAGGGCCTGCTGGTCGCTTCGGTCCTGTACAGCCTGCCCTTCGCCGTCCAGCCCCTCGTGACAGCCTTCCGAGGCATCGACCGACGGCTCCTGGAGGCGGCCTGGTGCCTGGGAAGTGGACCCTTGGCGACTTTCTTTCGGGTCATCGTCCCCCTGGCCGGGCCGGGCTTCCTGACGGCCGGTATCCTGAGTTTTGCCCATACGGTCGGTGAGTTCGGGGTCGTCCTGATGGTCGGCGGCAATCTGCCGGGGGTGACCCGGACCGTGTCCATCGCCATCTATGATGAGGTCCAGGCCCTGAACTATGCGGCCGCCGGGCGGACGGCGCTGGCGCTTCTGGTCTTTTGTTTCGTCGTCCTGACGGTCGTCTATAGTCTGCGACGGGACGTGTGGGCCGTATGGCCGATGAAGTCCTGA